Proteins co-encoded in one Neofelis nebulosa isolate mNeoNeb1 chromosome 2, mNeoNeb1.pri, whole genome shotgun sequence genomic window:
- the LOC131492842 gene encoding gamma-crystallin F-like — MGKITFYEDRGFQGRHYECSSDHPNLQPYFSRCNSVRVDSGCWMLYEQPNYSGCQYFLRRGDYPDYQQWMGLSDAVRSCRLIPHTSSHRIRIYEREDYRGQMVEITEDCSSLHDRFHFSEIHSFQVLEGYWVLYEMPNYRGRQYLLRPGDYRRYHDWGATSARVGSLRRAVEYY; from the exons ATGGGGAAG ATCACCTTCTACGAGGACCGGGGCTTCCAGGGCCGCCACTACGAGTGCAGCAGTGACCACCCGAACCTGCAGCCCTATTTCAGCCGCTGCAACTCGGTGCGCGTGGACAGCGGCTGCTGGATGCTCTACGAGCAGCCCAACTACTCGGGCTGCCAGTACTTCCTGCGGCGCGGGGACTACCCGGACTACCAGCAGTGGATGGGCCTCAGCGACGCGGTCCGCTCCTGCCGCCTCATCCCCCAC ACCAGCTCCCACAGGATCAGGATTTATGAGCGAGAGGACTACAGGGGCCAGATGGTAGAGATCACCGAGGACTGCTCCTCGCTTCACGACCGCTTCCACTTCAGTGAGATCCACTCCTTCCAAGTGCTGGAGGGCTACTGGGTCCTCTACGAGATGCCCAACTACCGGGGGCGGCAGTACCTGCTGAGACCGGGGGACTACAGGCGCTACCACGACTGGGGGGCCACGAGTGCCCGGGTGGGCTCTTTGAGGAGAGCCGTGGAAtactattga